The Spiroplasma endosymbiont of Atherix ibis nucleotide sequence AATTTTATATTAATAAAATACAAAAACACTGTGATCTAGAAATAATAGAAATTAGTGAATTTGAACATGTAGATATAAAATCTAATATGATTAAAAACGAACAAATTATATTTTCAAAACTTAAAGAATTGAAAAACTTTGAAATATTTTTATTAGATATTAACGCAAAGCAGTACAGTTCAGAAGAAATAGCTAAACTTTTAGAAAAGAATAAAAATTACAAGGGTGGCAATATTTGTTTAATAATAGGTCCAAGTGATGGATTTAGCAAAGAATTTAAAAGTTTATATCAAAACAAAATAAGTTTTGGTTTAATAACATTACCTTATAATTTAGTAAGAATAGTTTTATTAGAACAAATTTATAGAGGTTTTAAAATATCAAAAAATCAGAAATATCATAAATAGATTATATTATCACTAAGGAGGAAATCCTATGTTTAACGAAAAATCAACTTTTAATTGATTTCCAGGTCATATGAATAAAAGTATTAAAGAAATTGAAGAGAAAATTTCAATAGTTGATTTAGTTATAGAAATTGTAGATGCAAGAGCACCATTTTCTACACAAAATCCTTTACTTAGAAAAATTCTAAATAAAAGACCTAGATTAATTATTATGACAAAGTTTGATTTGTCTGATAAAGAAATTACAAATCAATGATCTGATTATTTTAAAAATGCTGGACACAAAGCATATATTGTAAAAGATAAACAAGCAAATATTTACAATGATGTTTTAAAACTTATTAATGAAATGACAAGAGAAAATCAGTTAAAGCAAAAAAGTAGAGGTATAGAAAATCCTCAATTAAATGTTCTTGTTGTTGGAATACCAAACGTTGGTAAATCTACAGTAATTTCAAAACTTTCAAAAGGAAAAAGTTTAAAAATAGCTAATAAACCAGGAGTAACTAGAGGTATGCAAAGAATTATTATGAACAATAGCATAACTTTAATTGATACTCCTGGAATTCTTCCTGCAAAATTTGAAAATGAAACTGTGGCTTGTAATTGTGCAGCAACAAATTCAATTATATTAGATGTAATACCAAAAGAAAGAATGGCAACAAAATTAATGAGATATATTTATAATTCATATCCTTTGTTAATTGAAAATATTTACAAAATTAATAAGAATGTATTAAGACCAATAAATTATGATGATACATTTACTATTTTTGAAGAAATAGCAAAAAGAAATAAGTTTATAATTCTTGATGAAATACCCGATGTTGAAAGAGTTATTGAATTAT carries:
- a CDS encoding 23S rRNA (pseudouridine(1915)-N(3))-methyltransferase RlmH — translated: MKIKLICFNKINKEFKEPYEFYINKIQKHCDLEIIEISEFEHVDIKSNMIKNEQIIFSKLKELKNFEIFLLDINAKQYSSEEIAKLLEKNKNYKGGNICLIIGPSDGFSKEFKSLYQNKISFGLITLPYNLVRIVLLEQIYRGFKISKNQKYHK
- the ylqF gene encoding ribosome biogenesis GTPase YlqF encodes the protein MFNEKSTFNWFPGHMNKSIKEIEEKISIVDLVIEIVDARAPFSTQNPLLRKILNKRPRLIIMTKFDLSDKEITNQWSDYFKNAGHKAYIVKDKQANIYNDVLKLINEMTRENQLKQKSRGIENPQLNVLVVGIPNVGKSTVISKLSKGKSLKIANKPGVTRGMQRIIMNNSITLIDTPGILPAKFENETVACNCAATNSIILDVIPKERMATKLMRYIYNSYPLLIENIYKINKNVLRPINYDDTFTIFEEIAKRNKFIILDEIPDVERVIELFIHDIINNNLGKISFEKPIEIKEISKQAIKENDLDSTVVSDLTVEW